The following are from one region of the Nicotiana tabacum cultivar K326 chromosome 3, ASM71507v2, whole genome shotgun sequence genome:
- the LOC107817396 gene encoding cyclin-dependent protein kinase inhibitor SMR6-like: MGSSKKYQVDGSKEEKKMWVIAGIAFRPKLKSIATKKPNREECEDEEECSTTPTARDSRIPEKLPCPPAPVKRRPASVCNYNGAREYFNPPDLESVFIIRHVERAN, encoded by the coding sequence ATGGGATCTTCAAAAAAATACCAAGTAGATGGaagcaaagaagagaaaaaaatgtGGGTAATTGCAGGAATAGCTTTTCGGCCAAAATTGAAATCAATAGCCACAAAAAAGCCCAATAGAGAAGAgtgtgaagatgaagaagagtgTTCAACAACTCCAACGGCAAGAGATTCAAGGATACCGGAAAAACTTCCATGTCCACCGGCTCCGGTGAAACGCCGGCCGGCGTCAGTGTGTAATTATAATGGTGCTAGGGAGTATTTTAATCCACCAGATCTTGAGTCTGTATTTATTATTCGCCACGTGGAGAGAGCAAATTAA